The following are encoded in a window of Polynucleobacter sp. AP-Kolm-20A-A1 genomic DNA:
- a CDS encoding energy transducer TonB: MSSAQTYQSPLSPFKRGRATKQESTKRAFTFSLVAHLGLLAFLMIGISWNNSTPSGVEVELWDASQQLETPPEPQLKTEMKGEAADIAVKKKPVEKESPKKEVLKETPKAVKPPPKEKEKVKEKETEKPKKVETPKATSPAETKANAAAEKVRADQLARLRAAAGAEGGSGGTVGSGVGGGGNAPPGWTDKVIKKVKPLIVFNPESVSGNPAAVIQVSLAPDGAILSTSILSSSGNASWDRAVLLALSRAESLPKDDNGKIPQREVKLTFKPKD, encoded by the coding sequence ATGTCTAGCGCACAAACTTATCAATCGCCACTCTCTCCGTTCAAGCGGGGACGTGCTACGAAACAAGAAAGCACTAAACGCGCCTTTACTTTTTCCTTAGTAGCGCATTTAGGTTTGCTCGCATTTTTAATGATTGGTATTAGCTGGAATAACAGCACCCCCTCTGGAGTTGAGGTTGAGCTCTGGGATGCATCTCAGCAATTAGAAACACCTCCAGAGCCCCAACTCAAAACAGAAATGAAAGGAGAGGCTGCCGATATTGCAGTCAAGAAAAAGCCAGTTGAAAAAGAGTCTCCTAAAAAAGAAGTTCTAAAAGAAACGCCGAAAGCTGTTAAACCTCCTCCGAAAGAAAAAGAGAAGGTCAAGGAAAAAGAAACAGAAAAGCCAAAGAAAGTAGAGACCCCTAAAGCTACCTCTCCAGCAGAAACCAAAGCCAATGCTGCAGCAGAAAAAGTGCGCGCTGATCAGCTCGCTCGCTTGCGCGCAGCAGCAGGCGCTGAAGGTGGCAGCGGTGGCACAGTAGGAAGCGGAGTTGGTGGGGGCGGTAATGCGCCTCCAGGCTGGACTGATAAGGTGATTAAAAAAGTAAAGCCGCTCATCGTCTTTAATCCAGAATCTGTGAGCGGCAATCCAGCAGCAGTCATCCAAGTAAGCCTGGCCCCAGATGGAGCCATCTTGAGCACCAGCATCCTGAGCTCTAGCGGCAATGCAAGCTGGGATCGTGCAGTTTTATTAGCCCTATCTCGTGCAGAAAGCCTGCCGAAAGATGACAATGGCAAAATTCCACAGCGTGAAGTAAAGCTGACCTTTAAACCCAAGGACTAA
- the tolR gene encoding protein TolR: MAGSSLRKNKRRAMADINVVPYIDVMLVLLVIFMVTAPMVNPGVVNLPTVGGAKVQSLPPIFLTIDANENVIVRKDGDPVQTLNKFELGAFARTQAEKSADQPMVIAADKSIKYETVMDVMSKLKENGVKRVGLAVKTQ; encoded by the coding sequence ATGGCCGGATCTTCATTACGAAAAAATAAACGTCGGGCAATGGCCGACATCAACGTTGTTCCTTACATCGACGTCATGTTGGTTTTGCTCGTGATCTTCATGGTCACTGCACCCATGGTCAATCCAGGCGTCGTGAACTTGCCTACCGTTGGCGGCGCTAAGGTGCAATCATTACCCCCTATCTTTTTAACAATCGATGCCAACGAGAATGTCATTGTTCGCAAAGATGGTGATCCCGTACAAACACTCAATAAATTTGAACTTGGCGCCTTTGCAAGAACGCAAGCAGAAAAATCAGCCGATCAACCGATGGTGATTGCTGCCGATAAATCCATTAAGTACGAAACCGTGATGGATGTTATGTCCAAACTTAAAGAGAATGGCGTCAAACGGGTTGGCCTTGCGGTCAAGACCCAGTAA
- the tolQ gene encoding protein TolQ produces MTSTQDLSFLSLVLNASLLVQLVMLLLLGMSVASWTIIFKKTAVLRGVRQDTERFERDFWSGGDLKTLMAAAQRNTRSDAVLEHIFEAGMQEFMKVREIDAARRAMKATYQREMDALEANLPFLASVGSVSPYIGLFGTVWGIMHSFRGLANVQNATLSAVAPGIAEALIATAIGLFAAIPAVVAYNRAATDVDRLSIRFETFIEEFTNILQRQTSGR; encoded by the coding sequence ATGACCTCTACACAAGACCTCTCATTCCTCTCCCTAGTCCTTAATGCCAGCCTATTAGTACAGTTGGTAATGTTGTTATTACTAGGGATGTCCGTTGCCTCCTGGACCATTATTTTCAAGAAAACCGCCGTATTACGGGGGGTTAGGCAAGATACAGAGCGCTTTGAGCGTGACTTTTGGTCTGGCGGAGACCTCAAAACCCTGATGGCCGCCGCCCAGCGCAATACCCGCAGCGATGCGGTTCTAGAGCATATCTTTGAGGCCGGAATGCAGGAATTCATGAAAGTTCGTGAAATCGACGCTGCCCGCCGCGCCATGAAAGCCACTTACCAACGTGAAATGGACGCCCTAGAGGCAAATCTGCCCTTCCTGGCATCCGTTGGCTCAGTCTCACCGTATATCGGCCTCTTTGGCACCGTCTGGGGCATCATGCACTCCTTCCGCGGCTTGGCCAACGTTCAGAACGCGACCCTTTCTGCGGTTGCCCCCGGTATTGCTGAGGCCTTGATTGCAACCGCCATTGGTTTGTTTGCTGCCATCCCTGCAGTAGTTGCCTACAACCGCGCAGCTACCGATGTCGATCGCCTCTCGATTCGTTTTGAAACCTTCATCGAAGAATTCACCAACATCTTGCAACGTCAAACTTCAGGACGCTAA
- the glyA gene encoding serine hydroxymethyltransferase, which translates to MFDRQNTLAKTDPQLWEAIQNENKRQEDHIELIASENYTSPAVMAAQGSQLTNKYAEGYPGKRYYGGCEFVDVAEQLAIDRVKALFGAEAANVQPHCGASANQAVFLAFLKPGDTFMGMSLAEGGHLTHGMALNMSGKWFNPIAYGLDKNEEIDYEQMERLAREHKPKLIIAGASAYSKKIDFERIGKLAKEVGAIFMVDMAHYAGLVAAGVYPNPVPHADIVTSTTHKSLRGPRGGIILMKAEHEKAINSAVFPGLQGGPLMHVIAAKAVAFKEATEPGFKDYQKQVVANAKALAETLIARGLRIVSGGTDSHVMLVDLRAKKMTGKEAERVLGEAHITCNKNGIPNDPEKPMVTSGIRLGSPAMTTRGFKEAEAKQVGNFIADVLDNPNDAENIAKVRAQVAELTKRFPVYG; encoded by the coding sequence ATGTTTGACCGTCAGAACACTTTAGCCAAAACCGACCCGCAATTGTGGGAAGCCATTCAGAACGAAAATAAGCGTCAGGAAGACCATATTGAGCTGATTGCTTCCGAGAACTACACCTCGCCAGCGGTGATGGCTGCTCAGGGCTCTCAATTGACGAATAAGTACGCTGAAGGATATCCAGGTAAGCGTTATTACGGTGGTTGTGAATTCGTAGACGTTGCTGAGCAATTGGCAATCGATCGTGTAAAGGCTTTATTTGGTGCTGAAGCTGCAAACGTTCAACCCCATTGTGGTGCGTCTGCTAACCAAGCAGTGTTCCTTGCATTCTTAAAACCTGGTGACACTTTCATGGGTATGAGTCTTGCTGAAGGTGGTCACTTGACTCACGGTATGGCACTCAACATGAGTGGTAAGTGGTTCAATCCAATCGCTTATGGCTTAGACAAGAACGAAGAAATTGATTACGAGCAAATGGAGCGTTTGGCTCGTGAGCACAAACCTAAATTAATTATTGCGGGTGCATCTGCTTACTCTAAGAAAATTGATTTTGAGCGCATCGGTAAATTGGCTAAAGAAGTCGGCGCGATATTCATGGTAGATATGGCCCACTATGCTGGCTTAGTTGCCGCCGGCGTATATCCAAACCCAGTGCCGCATGCTGACATCGTTACTTCGACTACACACAAGAGCTTGCGCGGCCCACGTGGCGGCATCATCTTGATGAAAGCGGAGCATGAGAAGGCAATTAACTCTGCAGTGTTCCCAGGCTTACAGGGTGGTCCTTTGATGCACGTCATTGCTGCTAAAGCTGTTGCATTTAAAGAGGCTACAGAGCCAGGCTTTAAGGATTATCAAAAACAAGTAGTCGCTAATGCAAAAGCATTGGCTGAGACTTTAATTGCACGTGGCCTACGCATTGTGTCTGGTGGTACAGATTCACATGTGATGTTGGTGGATTTGCGCGCCAAGAAAATGACTGGTAAAGAAGCTGAGCGTGTATTGGGCGAAGCACACATTACTTGCAACAAAAACGGTATTCCTAATGACCCAGAAAAACCAATGGTCACCAGCGGTATTCGTTTGGGTTCACCAGCAATGACTACGCGTGGATTTAAAGAAGCTGAAGCAAAACAAGTGGGTAACTTTATTGCTGATGTTTTGGATAATCCAAATGATGCAGAGAACATCGCTAAGGTGCGTGCTCAAGTTGCTGAGCTCACTAAACGTTTCCCGGTTTACGGTTAA
- the nrdR gene encoding transcriptional regulator NrdR — protein MRCPFCHNDDTQVLDTRVSDEGDTIRRRRRCVNCDKRFTTYERVELALPAIVKKNGSRVDYSHDKLASSLKLALRKRPVSSDSVDESIARIEEKLLSLGEKEIPSERVGELVMRELKRLDKVAYIRFASVYRSFADIESFESALKELK, from the coding sequence TTGCGCTGCCCTTTTTGTCATAACGACGATACCCAGGTTCTCGATACCAGGGTATCGGACGAGGGCGATACGATTCGTCGTCGCCGTCGTTGCGTAAATTGCGATAAGCGGTTTACCACCTATGAGCGTGTGGAGTTGGCCTTGCCAGCTATCGTGAAGAAGAATGGCAGCCGTGTTGATTACAGTCACGACAAGTTGGCCAGCTCGCTTAAGCTAGCCCTCAGAAAGCGTCCGGTCTCATCGGACTCTGTCGATGAGTCGATTGCCCGCATCGAAGAAAAGCTGCTTAGTCTGGGTGAGAAAGAGATTCCTAGTGAGCGCGTTGGTGAGTTGGTGATGCGTGAGCTCAAGCGCCTAGATAAGGTCGCTTATATTCGTTTTGCTTCTGTCTATCGAAGCTTTGCTGACATTGAATCATTCGAAAGCGCTCTCAAAGAGCTGAAGTAG
- a CDS encoding type II toxin-antitoxin system RelE/ParE family toxin, with protein MYEIKKTDEFENWFSGIRDPLTRGRLLARLRKASLGSLGDIASVGDGVWEMREHFGAGYRMYYVSYRRTIILMLGGGCKSTQIADIKKVKKLLLTLED; from the coding sequence ATGTATGAAATCAAAAAAACAGATGAATTTGAAAATTGGTTTTCCGGTATTCGCGACCCATTAACGCGAGGTCGACTCCTAGCAAGACTGCGTAAGGCTTCATTAGGGAGTCTTGGGGATATAGCTTCAGTCGGTGATGGGGTGTGGGAGATGAGAGAGCATTTCGGTGCCGGCTACAGAATGTATTACGTTAGCTATCGAAGGACCATCATTCTGATGTTGGGTGGTGGATGCAAATCTACACAAATTGCTGATATTAAAAAGGTTAAGAAGTTGCTTCTAACCCTGGAGGATTAA
- a CDS encoding addiction module antidote protein, producing MKSVKKTKVKDSKKFDVVDYLKTEKDIAAYLSAVLEDGDPALFVAAIGDIARAKGMTEIAKKSGVTRESLYRALKIEARPRFETVTRVVQALGMKLSVHA from the coding sequence ATGAAGAGTGTTAAAAAGACCAAAGTAAAAGATTCAAAAAAATTCGATGTTGTTGACTACCTGAAGACTGAAAAAGATATTGCCGCTTATCTTTCTGCTGTTTTAGAAGATGGCGATCCTGCATTGTTTGTTGCCGCCATTGGCGATATTGCCAGAGCTAAAGGAATGACAGAGATTGCCAAGAAGAGTGGTGTTACGCGGGAGTCTTTGTATAGAGCTTTAAAAATAGAAGCTAGACCACGATTTGAAACTGTGACACGGGTGGTGCAGGCGCTAGGCATGAAACTGAGCGTTCACGCTTAA
- a CDS encoding GDP-mannose 4,6-dehydratase, with the protein MAAKKALIIGITGQDGAYLAKHLLSKGYEVTGSSRDVMASSFNNLNTVGVRSQVKLISVSINDFRSVFNAIQTTAPDEIYNLAGQTSVGLSFDQPVEAIESIAIGTLNILEVIRLLNKPVRFYNAGSSECFGDTGDTPANEQTPFAPRSPYAVAKSTAKWLINSYRESYGLYACTGILFNHESPLRPERFVTQKIIAGAAKIKAGQLDKLQLGNLEISRDWGWAPEYVEAMWLMMQLDKPDDFVIATGRKESLKYFVAKSFEYFDLDWQKYVEIEPSFFRPNEIISSVGNPEKAIKTLGWNKPTDIDGVIKMMCAEKAKSI; encoded by the coding sequence TTGGCGGCCAAAAAAGCATTAATTATCGGTATTACCGGTCAAGATGGTGCTTACCTAGCGAAGCATCTCTTATCCAAAGGGTATGAAGTGACAGGCTCATCACGTGATGTGATGGCCTCGTCATTCAACAACCTTAATACCGTAGGTGTTCGCTCTCAAGTTAAATTAATTTCCGTTTCTATTAACGACTTTAGAAGCGTCTTCAATGCCATCCAGACGACTGCCCCTGATGAAATTTATAACCTTGCTGGTCAAACCTCAGTAGGACTCTCATTTGATCAGCCGGTCGAAGCCATTGAAAGTATTGCCATTGGCACCCTGAATATTTTGGAAGTCATTCGCTTGTTAAATAAACCTGTGCGCTTCTATAACGCAGGCTCTAGCGAATGTTTTGGTGATACTGGCGATACGCCAGCAAACGAGCAAACTCCTTTTGCTCCACGTAGCCCTTACGCCGTCGCGAAATCTACCGCCAAATGGCTCATCAATAGTTATCGCGAATCTTATGGACTGTATGCCTGTACCGGCATTCTTTTTAACCATGAGTCTCCACTTCGCCCTGAGCGCTTTGTGACTCAAAAGATTATTGCGGGTGCTGCCAAGATTAAAGCGGGTCAGCTCGATAAATTACAACTCGGTAATTTAGAAATTTCTCGTGACTGGGGCTGGGCACCAGAATACGTTGAAGCAATGTGGCTCATGATGCAGCTCGATAAACCAGATGATTTTGTCATTGCTACAGGCAGAAAAGAATCTTTAAAATATTTTGTTGCTAAATCTTTTGAGTATTTTGATTTGGACTGGCAAAAATATGTGGAAATTGAGCCGAGCTTCTTCCGCCCTAATGAGATCATATCTAGCGTAGGCAATCCTGAAAAAGCGATTAAGACTTTGGGTTGGAATAAGCCAACAGATATTGATGGCGTCATTAAGATGATGTGCGCCGAGAAAGCAAAGTCAATCTGA
- the adk gene encoding adenylate kinase: protein MRLILLGAPGAGKGTQAQFICEKFAIPQISTGDMLRAAVKAGTELGIAAKKIMDAGGLVSDDIIIGLVKDRLTQPDCSKGYLFDGFPRTIPQAQAMKDAGVPIDYVLEIDVPFDAIIDRMGGRRVHPASGRTYHVKYNPPKVEGKDDVTGDPLIQRDDDKEETVRKRLQVYDDQTRPLVEYYSSWAAQANAADKVKAPAYRKVSGTGNVEDITASIFAVLK from the coding sequence ATGCGGTTGATTCTGCTCGGTGCACCAGGTGCTGGAAAAGGCACACAAGCTCAGTTTATTTGCGAAAAATTTGCGATTCCACAAATTTCGACAGGCGATATGTTGCGCGCTGCCGTAAAGGCTGGAACAGAGCTCGGTATTGCAGCCAAAAAAATTATGGATGCTGGCGGCTTAGTTTCTGACGACATCATTATTGGCTTGGTAAAAGATCGCTTGACTCAACCTGACTGCAGCAAGGGTTACTTATTCGATGGCTTCCCAAGAACCATTCCCCAAGCACAAGCCATGAAAGATGCTGGCGTGCCGATTGATTACGTTTTAGAAATCGATGTGCCATTTGATGCCATCATCGATCGCATGGGTGGACGTCGTGTTCATCCGGCATCTGGTCGCACATACCATGTCAAATACAACCCACCAAAGGTTGAAGGTAAAGATGATGTCACTGGCGATCCATTGATTCAGCGCGATGACGACAAAGAAGAAACTGTACGCAAACGCTTACAGGTATATGACGATCAGACCCGTCCACTGGTTGAGTACTACTCATCATGGGCCGCACAAGCGAATGCCGCCGACAAAGTAAAAGCGCCGGCTTACCGCAAAGTGAGCGGTACCGGTAACGTTGAAGACATCACTGCTTCTATTTTTGCAGTCTTAAAGTAA
- the kdsB gene encoding 3-deoxy-manno-octulosonate cytidylyltransferase: protein MTATSKAPDFLVVIPARLGSTRLPRKPLADIGGKPMVIRVAERAKQSLAQSVVVATDSPEIQAACDEHRIECLLTSSDHPTGTDRIAEVAQLLKLPANALIVNVQGDEPLIPPELINQVAQTLADHSQCAISTVAVPIADLSEINNPNAVKVVLNRAGEALYFSRAPIPFVRDADAPQKTEHLRHLGIYAYRADFLQAFTRLEPAPPEQAEALEQLRALWNGYRIAVHIAPKAPPAGVDTLEDLERVRQLLANS from the coding sequence ATGACCGCCACCTCCAAAGCCCCCGACTTTTTAGTTGTCATACCCGCAAGACTGGGCTCTACACGATTACCGCGTAAGCCTCTTGCTGATATCGGTGGAAAGCCCATGGTGATCCGAGTCGCAGAGCGCGCCAAACAATCTCTCGCGCAAAGCGTAGTAGTTGCAACAGACTCTCCAGAAATTCAGGCAGCATGCGATGAACATCGCATTGAGTGTTTATTAACAAGTTCTGATCATCCCACTGGAACCGATCGTATTGCTGAAGTGGCACAGCTATTGAAGTTGCCTGCCAATGCATTGATCGTGAACGTTCAAGGTGATGAGCCACTTATTCCGCCAGAACTGATTAATCAAGTTGCGCAAACTTTGGCTGATCACTCGCAATGCGCCATCTCCACTGTTGCTGTGCCGATCGCAGATTTATCAGAGATCAACAATCCAAATGCGGTCAAAGTAGTTCTCAACCGTGCGGGTGAAGCTTTGTATTTTTCCAGGGCACCCATTCCTTTTGTGCGGGATGCAGATGCCCCACAAAAAACAGAGCATCTACGTCATTTAGGCATTTACGCCTACAGGGCTGATTTTTTACAAGCTTTCACACGCTTAGAGCCAGCGCCCCCAGAACAAGCGGAAGCGCTAGAGCAGCTTCGCGCCCTCTGGAATGGCTACCGTATTGCGGTCCATATCGCCCCTAAAGCACCTCCAGCTGGAGTTGACACCCTCGAGGACCTCGAAAGGGTGAGGCAGTTACTGGCCAATTCCTAG
- a CDS encoding Trm112 family protein: protein MDKRLLDILVCPLCKSPLHLDAQKHELICKADRLAYPIRDDVPVMLVDEARSLSADEVL from the coding sequence ATGGATAAACGTCTACTCGATATTTTGGTTTGCCCTTTGTGCAAAAGCCCACTGCATTTGGATGCTCAAAAACATGAGCTCATTTGCAAAGCAGATCGCCTGGCCTACCCTATTCGTGATGATGTACCTGTCATGTTGGTTGACGAAGCGCGCAGCCTTAGCGCTGACGAAGTTCTTTAA
- the lpxK gene encoding tetraacyldisaccharide 4'-kinase, whose product MSLSFFRKAPQFWERRGPTSLLLWPLSYVYGLVLRLRKLIQDLGLIKHRPAPVPLIIVGNIRVGGTGKTPIVIALAEQLSRLGWRPGIISRGYGSNAQTTPVQVLADSDPALVGDEPVLIAKRTNNQFPLWVFPKRQKSIQALLAHSPEVNVIISDDGLQHNGLPRWPAREGGRDIEFVVRDGRGEGNRFLIPAGPLREPASRDRDATLLTEASNEKKNVLTGAITDEYFMGRRAFHLMPVLGAAYQLINPANTQTLSHIADTYLPTKITAIAALGNPQRFFTALLKEGVAGETIALADHATYTNQFFTNIHAERILITEKDAVKCSDITDDRIWVVPLSLSLPNSLMEWVQSILQRPDPNRYNL is encoded by the coding sequence ATGTCTTTATCTTTCTTTCGTAAAGCACCTCAGTTTTGGGAAAGGCGCGGCCCTACTAGTCTTTTGCTCTGGCCGCTCTCCTATGTCTATGGGCTAGTTTTGCGATTACGTAAGTTGATTCAAGACTTAGGATTAATTAAACATCGCCCTGCTCCAGTGCCCCTCATCATTGTGGGCAATATTCGGGTAGGCGGAACTGGTAAGACGCCAATTGTGATTGCACTAGCAGAGCAGCTATCACGACTCGGATGGAGACCTGGAATTATTAGTCGGGGCTATGGATCGAATGCGCAAACAACGCCCGTGCAAGTTTTAGCAGATTCCGATCCAGCATTGGTTGGTGATGAACCCGTGCTGATTGCAAAACGCACTAACAACCAATTTCCGCTTTGGGTTTTCCCAAAACGTCAGAAAAGTATTCAAGCATTACTAGCTCACTCTCCAGAAGTAAACGTCATCATTAGTGATGATGGTTTACAGCACAACGGTTTACCTCGCTGGCCCGCCCGAGAGGGTGGTCGTGATATCGAATTTGTAGTTCGCGATGGACGTGGCGAAGGAAATCGCTTTCTGATCCCAGCAGGGCCATTGCGCGAACCCGCCTCGCGCGATCGCGATGCCACTTTGCTGACCGAAGCAAGTAATGAAAAAAAGAATGTTCTGACCGGCGCAATTACCGATGAATACTTCATGGGTCGACGCGCTTTTCATTTGATGCCCGTCCTAGGCGCAGCCTATCAACTGATCAACCCAGCAAACACTCAAACGCTCTCGCATATTGCCGACACCTATTTGCCTACCAAGATTACTGCCATAGCTGCCTTAGGCAATCCACAGCGATTTTTTACCGCCCTCCTAAAAGAGGGTGTCGCAGGCGAAACTATCGCACTTGCTGATCACGCCACCTACACAAACCAGTTTTTTACAAACATCCATGCCGAGCGCATTCTGATCACTGAAAAAGATGCCGTGAAATGCTCGGATATTACGGATGATCGAATTTGGGTGGTGCCGCTATCCCTCAGCCTGCCTAATAGCCTCATGGAATGGGTTCAATCTATTCTGCAAAGACCGGATCCAAACAGATACAACCTGTAA
- a CDS encoding biopolymer transporter ExbD, whose protein sequence is MSWLDTHPKAGKRFSLGAGSVSAEPEINLIPFIDVLLVVLIFLMISTTFTRYQELAITLPTANGSESQAENKQIHIAVSRDGRFAINGKVTDRSQLSSALMQLSNESSSNKGAANNLQVNIDADARAPHQAVMSALEAARDADLANIVFSSQTKK, encoded by the coding sequence ATGAGTTGGTTAGATACACACCCAAAAGCAGGAAAGCGATTTTCTTTGGGGGCGGGATCCGTCTCTGCAGAACCTGAAATCAATCTCATTCCTTTTATTGATGTTCTGTTAGTAGTGCTGATCTTTTTGATGATCTCCACCACCTTCACACGCTATCAAGAACTTGCCATTACATTACCAACTGCCAACGGCTCTGAAAGCCAAGCAGAGAACAAGCAAATTCATATTGCTGTTAGTCGTGATGGACGCTTTGCTATTAATGGCAAAGTTACCGATCGCTCACAACTCAGTAGCGCTCTCATGCAGTTAAGCAATGAAAGCAGCAGTAATAAAGGCGCAGCAAATAACCTTCAAGTCAATATTGATGCAGACGCCAGAGCGCCGCATCAAGCAGTCATGAGCGCTCTTGAAGCTGCCCGCGATGCTGACCTTGCGAACATTGTCTTTAGCAGTCAAACCAAGAAATAA
- a CDS encoding MotA/TolQ/ExbB proton channel family protein, producing the protein MYSILLSAGWPIWPLLIISIIGLAIVLERSWYLRQIHIFPKDSLETAFTLANQIVNQKSLPEQQIKEFAQLSPATPLLACLLSEKAAGNNPQSALEELQATAQNTWLKLDRYLGALATIATVAPLLGLFGTVVGMIEIFGSQGAINGAAGSPQQLAHGISVALYNTAFGLLIAIPALASWRGLRALANQRQRECEEFTRQLFKKLYPTESTQ; encoded by the coding sequence ATGTACTCCATCTTACTATCCGCTGGCTGGCCTATTTGGCCCCTTTTAATCATCTCCATTATTGGCCTAGCCATTGTTCTGGAGCGCAGCTGGTATCTGCGGCAAATCCATATTTTTCCTAAAGATAGTCTAGAAACTGCTTTTACCCTTGCAAATCAGATAGTTAATCAAAAATCGCTACCTGAGCAGCAAATTAAAGAGTTTGCCCAACTATCGCCAGCAACTCCCTTATTGGCCTGCCTATTGAGTGAAAAAGCTGCAGGCAATAACCCTCAGTCTGCGTTGGAAGAACTGCAGGCCACCGCACAAAACACCTGGCTTAAATTAGATCGTTACTTAGGCGCATTAGCAACGATTGCCACAGTTGCACCTCTACTCGGTTTATTTGGCACGGTCGTGGGAATGATTGAAATTTTTGGCAGTCAAGGTGCGATTAACGGCGCAGCTGGTAGCCCACAACAACTCGCCCACGGAATTTCTGTAGCGCTCTACAACACTGCATTTGGTTTATTAATAGCGATTCCTGCATTGGCTAGCTGGCGTGGATTACGTGCACTTGCAAATCAACGTCAACGCGAGTGCGAAGAATTTACTCGCCAGTTATTTAAAAAACTTTATCCAACTGAATCAACGCAATGA